One window of the Gimesia chilikensis genome contains the following:
- a CDS encoding DUF1559 domain-containing protein, translating into MLTIILSVVALVCLLLTGSAQLQAQDKVPEKREPFRLDLVPENALGVIAFRPAQLLSASMNKPIRELALKEYQTNADFGVLGIDPTDVTSITLIYMPLQAGETGNLPIKFAAVVKSTQKLDRQQIQKKFTKIELKETTHKGITFLTQDATDGDSLLFLDEHVFVLSDKASAIKQIIVQMNDRKSSVWQERLQPVASASVAGGVNMETARSLVGDPLIQQVAQRIPIWPMLSPLWERSDIAALGITVDKSLTLELIFDQEQHSQEIKQSLSGLLEMGKNMLQSFKAAAEQRGRPLPPPLNLQFKLIEEALSSAQVTQDKKQVRFSLSLNDETCAQLIALTVPAVMQARAAARRSVAKNNIKQIMLALHNYHDRYGHFPPAVVMGPDGKTPHSWRVELLPYLDQQALYDQYRMIEPWDSEHNRKIAETAVPVFQNPGSKKPTNSAYFAVVGDGTAFGNKQGVSFKDITDGTSNTIAIVEADRDIPWTKPEDIKYDGKKLPKFGGFHQGGYNVGICDGSVKFISEQINKETLKFLLLIADGEVLN; encoded by the coding sequence TTGCTTACTATAATTCTGTCTGTGGTAGCCCTGGTTTGCCTGTTGCTGACCGGTTCGGCACAGTTGCAGGCGCAGGACAAGGTTCCCGAGAAGCGGGAACCATTTCGACTGGATCTGGTGCCGGAAAACGCTCTGGGGGTGATTGCGTTCCGGCCTGCTCAGCTGCTGTCGGCCTCGATGAATAAGCCGATCCGGGAACTGGCACTCAAAGAATACCAGACGAATGCTGACTTTGGTGTGCTGGGAATCGATCCCACTGACGTGACGTCGATTACGCTCATCTACATGCCGCTGCAAGCTGGTGAGACCGGCAATCTGCCAATCAAATTTGCTGCGGTGGTGAAATCTACTCAGAAACTGGATCGCCAGCAGATCCAGAAGAAGTTCACCAAAATCGAACTGAAAGAAACCACTCATAAGGGCATAACGTTCCTGACACAGGATGCAACCGATGGTGATTCGCTCCTGTTTCTGGACGAACATGTATTCGTGCTGTCAGATAAAGCCAGTGCAATCAAGCAGATCATTGTGCAGATGAATGATCGAAAGAGTTCGGTCTGGCAGGAACGTCTGCAACCTGTGGCGTCTGCTTCTGTTGCCGGTGGTGTGAATATGGAAACAGCGCGATCGCTGGTGGGAGATCCGTTGATCCAGCAGGTAGCTCAGCGGATACCGATCTGGCCGATGCTCTCTCCCCTGTGGGAGCGTTCTGATATTGCTGCCCTGGGAATCACGGTCGACAAGAGCCTCACCCTGGAGTTGATCTTCGATCAGGAACAACACAGCCAGGAAATCAAACAGTCCCTGTCTGGTCTGTTGGAGATGGGAAAAAACATGTTGCAGTCTTTCAAGGCGGCTGCAGAACAGCGAGGTCGGCCACTCCCTCCTCCGTTGAATCTGCAATTTAAACTGATTGAAGAGGCCCTGAGCTCAGCCCAGGTCACTCAAGATAAAAAACAGGTCCGGTTTTCATTATCGCTGAACGATGAAACCTGCGCCCAATTGATCGCGCTGACTGTGCCTGCTGTTATGCAGGCCCGCGCTGCAGCCCGCCGCTCGGTTGCGAAGAACAACATTAAGCAGATCATGCTGGCCCTGCACAATTACCATGATCGCTATGGCCACTTTCCTCCCGCAGTCGTAATGGGCCCCGACGGCAAGACACCTCACAGCTGGCGGGTGGAACTGCTGCCTTATCTCGATCAGCAGGCACTCTACGATCAATATCGAATGATCGAGCCATGGGACAGCGAGCACAATCGCAAGATTGCCGAAACTGCCGTTCCCGTTTTCCAGAACCCCGGTTCTAAAAAACCTACGAACAGTGCCTACTTCGCAGTCGTCGGTGACGGAACCGCTTTTGGCAACAAACAGGGTGTGTCTTTCAAAGATATCACGGATGGCACCTCGAACACGATCGCAATTGTGGAAGCCGATCGGGATATTCCGTGGACTAAGCCAGAGGATATTAAGTACGACGGCAAGAAACTGCCGAAGTTCGGCGGATTCCACCAGGGGGGATACAATGTGGGTATTTGTGATGGCTCAGTGAAATTCATCTCAGAGCAAATTAATAAAGAGACATTGAAGTTCCTGCTGCTGATCGCGGATGGAGAAGTGCTGAATTGA
- a CDS encoding HEAT repeat domain-containing protein produces MAGPAWSLETLIHTLFTGEKLPGETSDAPPWPLAWDDEYRRSTVISHIDQDYGELPQAIDALRRFAESGDVPEARMHCVKLLGVRSQVKPLIEQLLEDEEPELRLYAIEYLLVNEPERFAELDQRFRDDEDFQIQDVLAIFKRGEPIPLYCYAMPEK; encoded by the coding sequence ATGGCCGGTCCCGCATGGTCTCTTGAGACGCTGATCCATACACTGTTCACGGGAGAGAAACTCCCGGGGGAGACCAGCGATGCTCCCCCCTGGCCTTTAGCCTGGGATGATGAATACCGGCGGAGTACGGTTATCAGTCATATCGATCAAGATTATGGGGAGCTGCCACAAGCCATTGATGCCCTGCGACGGTTTGCCGAATCGGGAGATGTGCCTGAGGCCCGCATGCATTGCGTGAAATTGCTGGGGGTCAGAAGTCAGGTCAAACCTCTGATTGAACAGCTGCTGGAAGATGAGGAGCCTGAGCTTCGCCTGTATGCCATCGAGTATCTGCTGGTAAATGAACCGGAACGATTTGCAGAACTGGACCAGCGGTTCCGTGATGATGAAGACTTTCAAATCCAGGATGTGCTGGCAATCTTTAAAAGGGGTGAGCCGATCCCCCTGTACTGCTATGCCATGCCCGAGAAATAG
- a CDS encoding sialate O-acetylesterase → MLKLRRFALLFVSCFVLCSQLADVRADVRLPHIFGDHMVLQRGQEIPVWGWADAGEQVTVQLKEDSVETTADDQGKWMVKLPAQVVGDPVTLTVKGKNTVTFQDVLLGEVWLCSGQSNMEWPVSRSNDFEKEQAAANFPQIRHIKVPRVPKGFPQDDVDAQWTVCSPETVGGYTAAGYFFGRKLHQELNVPIGLVNSSWGGTRIEPWTPPVGFQKVPALAAIFKQVQLTNPATGAYKSVLERYLQQLDAWSTKAKVALNAETPLQPAPAYPAAIQPLTSHTSPTTLYNGMIHPLVPYAMRGAIWYQGESNHVEGMMYYEKMKALINGWRDVWKQGEFPFLYVQIAPYHYGSESPSILPLLWEAQNKALEIPHTGQVVIHDIGDLKDIHPTNKQDVGKRLALIALAKTYGQKDLVHSGPTFKSLKKEGNKLRVTFDNVGSGLVSRDGKPLSWFEIIGKETDFVPADAVIEGDSVVLSSPKVKEAAAMRFGWHKLAEPNLSNKEGLPAAPFRAGEVPERDWLSLKVDESKAYKLIYDLDLKNLGKDITYTRDLSGSFTLPFKRIAYFLELQKPGEETQYVFTSMDAFTDDLKKIAVPTLGSKANFQTKVSNLNVISNVAGIATGTGLKGGNIEFWPGNYGPTNAANIPNASTSLWDFGDEPAEPSDGYGSMQVHNFEAKQTIFAINQWKSGPNADLGIGNSSGRTRDWTFMSNASQYDVKRLRVLVLPE, encoded by the coding sequence ATGCTGAAACTGCGCCGTTTTGCTCTGCTCTTTGTGTCCTGTTTTGTTCTCTGTTCTCAGCTGGCGGATGTGCGGGCCGATGTCCGGCTGCCGCATATTTTTGGCGACCATATGGTGCTGCAGCGGGGGCAGGAGATTCCTGTCTGGGGCTGGGCGGATGCCGGCGAGCAGGTCACCGTTCAACTCAAAGAGGACAGCGTTGAGACAACTGCCGACGACCAGGGCAAGTGGATGGTCAAGCTGCCCGCCCAGGTGGTGGGCGATCCCGTCACACTGACTGTGAAGGGGAAGAACACCGTTACATTCCAGGATGTGCTGCTGGGAGAAGTCTGGCTCTGCTCGGGTCAGTCGAACATGGAGTGGCCCGTTTCGCGGAGTAATGATTTTGAAAAGGAACAGGCGGCTGCCAATTTTCCGCAGATCCGTCATATCAAGGTTCCCCGCGTTCCGAAAGGATTCCCGCAGGACGATGTCGATGCCCAGTGGACCGTCTGTTCTCCCGAGACAGTCGGCGGCTACACGGCGGCGGGCTACTTCTTTGGACGCAAACTGCACCAGGAACTGAATGTGCCGATCGGGCTGGTGAATTCATCGTGGGGCGGAACCCGCATTGAACCGTGGACGCCTCCGGTCGGATTTCAAAAAGTGCCTGCCCTGGCGGCGATCTTCAAACAGGTGCAGCTGACCAATCCCGCGACCGGTGCCTACAAGTCGGTCCTGGAGCGATACCTGCAGCAACTTGATGCCTGGTCAACCAAAGCGAAGGTCGCGCTCAACGCGGAAACACCACTGCAGCCAGCTCCCGCTTATCCCGCGGCGATTCAACCGCTGACCAGTCATACTTCGCCGACGACACTCTACAACGGGATGATTCATCCGCTGGTTCCCTATGCCATGCGTGGCGCGATCTGGTACCAGGGAGAATCCAATCATGTGGAAGGAATGATGTATTATGAAAAAATGAAAGCCCTGATCAACGGCTGGCGGGACGTCTGGAAGCAGGGCGAGTTCCCGTTCCTGTACGTGCAGATTGCTCCTTATCACTATGGCAGTGAATCGCCGAGCATTCTGCCCCTGTTGTGGGAAGCCCAAAACAAGGCCCTGGAGATTCCGCATACCGGACAGGTAGTCATTCACGATATCGGCGATCTGAAAGACATTCATCCCACCAACAAACAGGACGTTGGTAAGCGTCTGGCGTTGATCGCGCTGGCGAAAACGTACGGCCAGAAGGATCTGGTTCATTCCGGACCGACTTTCAAATCACTGAAGAAAGAGGGCAACAAGCTGCGGGTCACGTTCGACAATGTGGGCAGTGGTCTGGTTTCGCGCGACGGGAAGCCGCTGAGCTGGTTTGAGATCATCGGCAAAGAGACCGACTTCGTCCCCGCGGACGCGGTGATTGAGGGAGACTCGGTGGTGCTCTCCTCTCCCAAGGTCAAAGAGGCAGCAGCCATGCGGTTTGGCTGGCATAAACTGGCCGAACCGAACCTATCGAACAAGGAAGGCCTGCCCGCTGCTCCCTTCCGTGCCGGCGAGGTTCCCGAACGGGACTGGCTGTCACTGAAAGTCGACGAATCCAAAGCATATAAGCTGATCTATGACCTCGATCTGAAAAATCTGGGGAAGGACATTACATACACGCGCGATCTGAGTGGAAGTTTCACGCTGCCCTTCAAGCGGATCGCCTATTTCCTGGAACTTCAGAAACCGGGTGAAGAAACCCAGTATGTATTTACATCGATGGACGCGTTTACGGACGACCTGAAGAAAATCGCCGTGCCAACACTGGGCAGCAAAGCGAACTTCCAGACAAAGGTAAGTAACCTGAATGTGATTTCGAATGTCGCGGGCATTGCAACGGGGACTGGACTGAAGGGGGGCAACATTGAGTTCTGGCCCGGAAACTATGGTCCCACGAACGCGGCGAATATCCCGAACGCGAGTACCAGCCTGTGGGACTTCGGCGATGAGCCGGCGGAACCTTCAGACGGATACGGCAGTATGCAGGTGCATAACTTTGAGGCGAAGCAGACGATCTTCGCGATCAACCAGTGGAAAAGTGGTCCGAACGCAGACCTGGGCATCGGCAACAGCTCCGGCCGTACCCGCGACTGGACATTCATGTCGAACGCGTCGCAGTACGATGTGAAACGGTTGCGGGTTCTGGTGCTGCCTGAGTAG
- a CDS encoding DUF1559 family PulG-like putative transporter yields the protein MELIFEQQDHSLEVKQSLSKFVDMMQELIARSQASNPSQPAQPDNRLFEEALNNALVSRSGNRVKLATSLNSRSCNELIKNIITAYTPPPVVARRPDSKTNLKRIMLALLNYEATYRHLPPAVVMGPDGKTPHSWRVEILPYLGHAALYRQYRMNEPWDSEHNLKIAQTVVPEFRHPDSEIPENSCYFAVIGEGTAFGNPKGVASKEISDNHSKAIIIVEAKREIPWTKPEDISYDGKKQLEFGGFQEDGYHVGMFDGSAQFISGMIDKEIIKSMLMIGDGQPQE from the coding sequence ATGGAACTGATCTTTGAACAGCAGGATCACAGTCTTGAGGTCAAGCAGTCACTGTCAAAGTTCGTGGATATGATGCAGGAACTCATTGCACGCTCCCAGGCATCAAATCCGAGTCAACCAGCTCAACCTGACAACAGACTCTTCGAAGAAGCCCTGAATAACGCTCTCGTTTCTCGATCCGGGAACCGAGTCAAATTAGCAACATCTCTGAACAGTCGGTCCTGCAACGAATTGATTAAGAATATCATCACTGCATACACACCTCCCCCTGTAGTGGCGCGCCGCCCAGACTCAAAGACTAACCTCAAGCGGATCATGCTGGCTCTGCTCAACTATGAAGCAACTTATAGACATTTACCTCCGGCAGTCGTAATGGGTCCTGATGGGAAAACGCCTCACAGCTGGCGGGTGGAAATTTTACCTTATCTTGGTCATGCGGCACTTTACAGGCAGTACCGGATGAACGAACCGTGGGACAGCGAACATAACCTTAAGATTGCCCAGACTGTGGTTCCCGAATTCCGTCATCCTGATTCAGAAATACCTGAAAACTCCTGTTACTTTGCTGTTATCGGAGAGGGTACCGCGTTTGGTAATCCAAAAGGGGTCGCGAGCAAGGAAATCTCGGACAACCACTCAAAAGCAATCATCATCGTCGAAGCCAAACGGGAGATCCCCTGGACCAAGCCGGAAGATATTTCTTATGACGGTAAAAAGCAGCTTGAATTCGGTGGTTTCCAGGAAGACGGGTACCATGTGGGGATGTTTGATGGCAGCGCTCAGTTTATCTCAGGTATGATCGACAAGGAAATAATAAAATCAATGCTGATGATTGGGGATGGTCAACCGCAAGAGTGA
- a CDS encoding FxsA family protein, which produces MLFRLFLLFTLIPLAELWLLLWFSSLTSPTVTFGLVVVTGILGAWLARKQGAQAWKKIQMNLVQGQQPTGVVLDGLMILIAGAFLITPGIMTDMLGFALLIPPVRELLKVHIGEWLRKKAMLQVQSHASFHSSHAGFQDFSSTQSTVKEEDIIDVEFVRKESSETD; this is translated from the coding sequence GTGCTGTTTCGCCTGTTTCTGTTATTCACGCTGATTCCCCTGGCCGAGCTCTGGCTGTTGCTCTGGTTCAGTTCGCTGACCAGTCCGACCGTCACGTTTGGCCTGGTCGTCGTTACGGGAATACTGGGTGCCTGGCTGGCACGCAAACAGGGTGCGCAGGCCTGGAAGAAGATCCAGATGAATCTGGTTCAGGGACAGCAGCCGACAGGCGTTGTGCTGGACGGTCTGATGATTCTGATCGCGGGGGCGTTTCTGATCACCCCTGGCATCATGACAGACATGCTCGGATTCGCATTACTGATTCCCCCCGTTCGCGAACTGCTGAAGGTGCATATCGGGGAATGGCTCCGCAAGAAAGCGATGCTGCAAGTTCAGAGTCATGCGAGCTTTCATTCGAGCCACGCCGGCTTTCAAGACTTCAGCAGTACACAGAGCACCGTGAAGGAAGAGGATATCATCGATGTCGAATTCGTTCGTAAAGAATCCTCAGAAACAGATTGA
- a CDS encoding DUF1559 family PulG-like putative transporter has product MPCSFSCSAEEDKTAKPEPFRLDLVPEEALGVFALRPAQLLAEPAFKPVLELTVKEQQKDPHYGLLGISPIDLKTVTMIHFLQKPEKTGQGLYSIVYLIEVTNPQVRTKIQKTIEETELVNSTYRGKTFLTTASNQGSSVMFLNENALLFSDKAGTLKKIIDQIQDRKDHAWKERLQPMLSNSVIGGINLQLLRETLGVPFTQSLTQQIPLWPMIAPVWQNTEIATLGITVQKDLSLELIFEQKNDSEQTKQCLKGLLVMGQNILSQMKTAMKQSDRPWQPEEEAQFNHFEQFLKSSQVKQTANRVTFSSSISGDLVSEMVVRSNPELQEARVAARRSVAKNNIKQIMLALHNYHERHHHFPPAVVLGPDGKTPHSWRVELLPYLDQQALYDKYRLNEPWDSEHNLKIAETVVPVFSHPNSSKPANSGYFVVVGEGTAFGNKQGVSFKEITDGTANTIAVVEAKRDIPWTKPEDISYDGKKLPQFGGFSENPPVNGQPAIGVYYVGSCDGRARMIMDNMDEELLKSLLTIADGKPDHSQ; this is encoded by the coding sequence TTGCCATGCAGCTTTTCATGTTCTGCAGAGGAAGACAAGACAGCGAAACCAGAACCGTTTCGGCTGGATCTGGTGCCGGAAGAGGCGCTGGGGGTGTTCGCGCTGCGACCTGCTCAGTTGCTGGCAGAACCAGCCTTTAAGCCGGTTCTGGAACTGACAGTCAAGGAACAGCAGAAGGATCCGCATTATGGTTTACTGGGGATCAGTCCCATTGACCTCAAAACAGTAACCATGATCCATTTTCTTCAGAAACCAGAGAAGACCGGACAAGGTCTGTATAGCATTGTTTACCTGATCGAAGTAACGAATCCACAGGTTCGTACAAAGATTCAGAAAACAATTGAGGAAACCGAGCTCGTAAATTCAACATATCGGGGCAAAACATTTCTGACCACAGCCTCCAACCAGGGAAGCTCCGTGATGTTTCTGAATGAGAACGCATTACTCTTCTCGGATAAAGCCGGTACGTTAAAGAAAATCATTGATCAGATACAGGATCGGAAAGATCACGCCTGGAAAGAGCGTCTGCAGCCGATGTTGTCGAATTCCGTTATCGGTGGGATCAACCTTCAACTGTTGCGGGAGACACTCGGCGTTCCGTTCACTCAGTCGCTGACACAACAAATTCCACTCTGGCCGATGATTGCCCCGGTCTGGCAGAACACGGAAATCGCCACACTGGGAATCACAGTTCAAAAGGATTTATCGCTGGAACTGATTTTCGAGCAAAAAAATGACAGTGAGCAGACCAAACAGTGTCTGAAAGGACTGTTAGTGATGGGGCAAAATATTTTGAGCCAGATGAAGACTGCCATGAAACAGTCCGATCGTCCCTGGCAACCGGAAGAAGAAGCACAATTCAATCACTTTGAACAATTCCTGAAATCTTCTCAGGTGAAGCAGACCGCTAACCGGGTGACTTTTTCAAGTTCGATCAGTGGAGACCTGGTCAGTGAGATGGTGGTGCGCTCGAACCCTGAACTCCAAGAGGCCCGTGTAGCGGCACGCCGCTCGGTTGCGAAGAACAACATCAAACAGATCATGCTGGCACTGCACAATTACCACGAACGCCATCATCACTTTCCTCCCGCGGTCGTATTGGGTCCCGATGGCAAGACACCTCACAGCTGGCGGGTGGAACTGCTGCCTTATCTCGATCAGCAGGCACTCTACGACAAGTATCGTCTGAATGAACCATGGGACAGTGAGCATAATCTCAAGATTGCTGAAACTGTCGTTCCTGTTTTCAGTCATCCGAATTCCAGTAAACCCGCCAATTCCGGGTACTTTGTGGTAGTCGGAGAGGGAACCGCTTTTGGAAATAAACAGGGCGTCTCTTTCAAAGAGATCACAGACGGCACTGCGAATACGATTGCGGTTGTCGAAGCGAAACGGGATATCCCGTGGACCAAACCGGAAGACATATCTTACGACGGCAAGAAGCTACCGCAGTTCGGCGGTTTTTCCGAGAACCCACCCGTCAACGGGCAACCTGCAATCGGCGTTTATTATGTCGGTTCGTGCGATGGTCGAGCCCGAATGATTATGGACAACATGGATGAAGAGCTTCTTAAATCCCTGCTGACTATTGCTGATGGGAAGCCAGATCATTCACAGTAA
- a CDS encoding DUF1559 domain-containing protein, with product MSRQLRSRKGFTLIELLVVIAIIAILIALLLPAVQQAREAARRSDCRNKLKQLGLALHNYNETHTVFPPSTVAKGLCSSGTAAGNTLNGNGLVLLLPFLDQSALYNQLNFSLAFDDYSPGSAPLPGGGATTNADLVNRRMAIFNCPSDPGPQGIPVSSSYMLPGGSNEHRTNYDFIVYRLSYNHCNSWTNRSPTVRTMFEDGSKCRPRDVTDGMSNTAMMAETRQACCGNGANANWGGRGYTQIGLTLGDMIPNRTVRNSSSYPGGSRDFTPWLGDWGTTGSSHVGGLHVLLGDGAVRFMGDNTDRSIRQNLERIADGNVLGEW from the coding sequence ATGTCGAGACAACTCCGATCCCGTAAAGGATTTACACTGATCGAACTGCTGGTCGTGATCGCCATTATTGCGATTCTGATTGCTTTGCTGTTACCTGCGGTTCAGCAGGCTCGTGAAGCGGCCCGCCGGTCGGACTGCCGGAACAAGCTGAAACAGCTGGGACTGGCACTGCATAACTATAACGAAACTCATACGGTCTTCCCTCCCAGTACTGTTGCCAAGGGGCTCTGTTCTTCCGGTACCGCTGCCGGCAACACGCTGAATGGTAATGGACTGGTTTTGCTGCTGCCGTTCCTTGATCAGAGTGCCTTGTATAATCAGCTGAACTTCTCGCTCGCGTTTGACGATTACAGCCCCGGTTCGGCCCCCCTGCCCGGCGGCGGTGCGACCACGAATGCGGACCTGGTGAATCGTAGAATGGCGATCTTCAACTGCCCGTCCGATCCGGGTCCCCAGGGTATTCCGGTCTCCAGCAGTTACATGCTGCCCGGCGGTTCGAACGAACATCGTACGAACTACGACTTCATCGTGTACCGTCTCTCCTATAACCATTGTAATAGTTGGACCAACCGTTCCCCCACCGTGCGGACCATGTTCGAAGATGGTAGCAAGTGCCGTCCCCGCGATGTTACCGACGGGATGTCCAACACAGCCATGATGGCAGAGACCCGTCAGGCCTGTTGTGGTAACGGGGCGAATGCCAACTGGGGTGGTCGCGGTTATACACAGATCGGTCTGACCCTGGGCGACATGATCCCCAACCGCACCGTTCGCAACAGCTCCAGCTATCCGGGCGGATCCCGGGACTTCACTCCCTGGCTGGGTGACTGGGGAACGACCGGCAGTTCTCACGTAGGTGGCCTGCATGTGCTGCTGGGTGATGGTGCTGTTCGCTTCATGGGCGACAATACCGATCGTTCTATCCGGCAAAACCTGGAACGGATCGCCGACGGTAATGTTCTCGGCGAATGGTAA
- a CDS encoding outer membrane protein assembly factor BamB family protein, whose product MSASHLRCLFSAACLLALVLTAPVRVSAEEPYWNQFRGPHADGTSEATGLPTTWSEKENIVWKTPIHGRAWSSPVVWKDQVWVTTSTKDGKELGVVCVDFNTGKILIDKKIFDVEKPQYIDPSNSHASSTPIIEEGRIYVHYGAYGTACLDTKNGNILWERRDYPCNHWRGAGSSPIIYQNLLILQYDGYDYQYIVALDKETGKEVWKKDRDIEYGTKNGDSKKAFATPRVIEYEGRVQLISPAAKATVSYNPLTGEEYWKFYYPQHSAANRPLYDGEKIYVGTGFPKAHLYVVNPGGKGNVTDSHVKWVEQKGIPSKPSQLLIDGLIYMIDDKGIASCLDAEDSGKLVWKERMDRSSFSASPIYADGKIYAPDREGVTRVFVPGKEYKELAANQLQEGCVASLAVAGKSLILRTEHFLYRIEDQSAEK is encoded by the coding sequence ATGTCTGCGTCCCACTTACGATGTCTGTTTTCCGCTGCCTGTCTACTGGCTCTGGTTCTGACTGCCCCGGTTCGTGTCTCGGCTGAGGAACCTTACTGGAACCAGTTCCGGGGCCCTCATGCGGACGGCACATCGGAAGCGACCGGACTCCCCACGACCTGGAGTGAGAAAGAGAATATCGTCTGGAAGACGCCGATTCACGGACGGGCCTGGTCGTCTCCCGTGGTCTGGAAAGATCAGGTCTGGGTCACGACTTCAACCAAGGATGGTAAAGAGCTGGGAGTGGTCTGCGTCGATTTCAACACAGGTAAGATTCTGATCGACAAGAAAATCTTCGACGTGGAGAAGCCGCAATATATTGATCCGAGTAACTCGCACGCCTCGAGTACCCCGATCATCGAAGAGGGACGGATCTACGTGCATTACGGTGCCTATGGAACCGCCTGCCTGGATACGAAGAACGGAAATATCCTCTGGGAACGCCGCGATTATCCCTGCAATCACTGGCGGGGTGCGGGGTCATCACCCATCATTTATCAGAACCTGCTGATCCTGCAGTATGATGGTTACGATTACCAGTACATCGTCGCGCTGGATAAAGAGACCGGCAAAGAGGTGTGGAAAAAAGATCGCGATATCGAATACGGGACCAAGAATGGCGATTCCAAGAAAGCATTCGCCACACCCCGGGTGATTGAATACGAGGGACGCGTACAGCTGATCAGCCCGGCGGCGAAAGCAACCGTTTCCTATAACCCGCTGACGGGAGAAGAGTACTGGAAGTTCTATTATCCCCAGCACTCCGCTGCGAATCGTCCGCTGTATGATGGAGAGAAGATCTACGTCGGTACCGGTTTCCCGAAAGCCCATCTGTATGTCGTCAATCCAGGTGGTAAAGGGAACGTGACTGACTCGCACGTCAAATGGGTCGAACAGAAGGGGATTCCTTCCAAGCCGTCACAACTGCTGATCGACGGCCTGATCTATATGATCGACGATAAGGGTATCGCGTCGTGCCTGGATGCTGAGGACTCCGGTAAGCTGGTCTGGAAAGAACGGATGGACCGCAGTTCGTTTTCAGCATCTCCGATTTATGCAGATGGGAAGATCTATGCTCCGGACCGTGAAGGAGTCACGCGGGTGTTTGTGCCCGGTAAAGAATACAAGGAACTGGCAGCGAACCAGCTGCAGGAAGGCTGTGTGGCATCGCTGGCGGTCGCTGGCAAGTCGCTGATTCTGCGCACCGAACATTTCCTGTATCGGATCGAAGATCAGTCCGCGGAAAAATAA
- a CDS encoding carboxypeptidase-like regulatory domain-containing protein produces the protein MLTLNLRPVQTGILLVAAALLLPGCGASTEQPDFVSELVPVTGTVTLDGAPLEGVMVNFMPQEGNAIAYGLTDASGKYSLQPQMSGQAEKESSGALPGEYQVYISKLVLPDGTAVPEGLSDAEAEEKGAKQLLPPKYSSPANSSLKATVEKGQTTVDFDLKK, from the coding sequence ATGTTGACTCTCAATTTGCGTCCTGTACAGACAGGAATTCTGTTAGTTGCTGCCGCTCTGCTGCTCCCGGGTTGTGGTGCTTCCACCGAACAACCCGATTTTGTCTCTGAACTGGTTCCCGTGACAGGAACTGTGACTTTAGATGGTGCCCCTCTGGAAGGAGTGATGGTCAACTTCATGCCACAGGAGGGAAATGCGATTGCCTACGGTCTGACCGATGCCAGCGGAAAGTATTCACTGCAGCCGCAAATGTCAGGTCAGGCAGAGAAGGAATCCAGCGGTGCCCTACCTGGCGAGTACCAGGTTTATATCAGCAAACTGGTTCTACCCGATGGGACCGCTGTGCCGGAAGGCCTCTCGGACGCGGAAGCCGAAGAAAAGGGAGCCAAACAGCTCCTGCCGCCGAAATATTCGAGCCCGGCGAACAGCAGTCTGAAAGCGACCGTGGAAAAAGGACAGACGACGGTTGATTTTGATTTGAAGAAGTAA